One window of Trifolium pratense cultivar HEN17-A07 linkage group LG5, ARS_RC_1.1, whole genome shotgun sequence genomic DNA carries:
- the LOC123884734 gene encoding uncharacterized protein LOC123884734, with amino-acid sequence MKAKLIVFPIRGRNWCFSRSIDHTLSASSSSSTASSQSPSSLKQLWKSINTGDKPINAKAELFTDYVANKMNNGWVGLEKAPDGSFKKKIHGLGLWLLSRVKPSEIFLKSISKEVTGVEVIYPSSLNAQLVRRRLRHIAMRGTIIHRKFFYGSISLIPLSSAFSVLPLPNVPFFWILYRSYSHWRALQGSEKLFQLVSDSGKSSNTCTDKKETEHDDSKNESLVSREPNWVLSPSQELENLVRREDGNDGLSRHTIEEICKIYDLNTKDVIKYEKSIF; translated from the exons aTGAAAGCCAAATTGATCGTTTTCCCAATTCGAGGAAGAAACTGGTGTTTCTCCAGATCCATTGATCACACTCTctctgcttcttcttcttcttcaaccgCTTCATCTCAATCGCCTTCATCTCTCAAACAACTATGGAAATCCATTAACACTGGTGATAAACCCATTAACGCAAAAGCTGAACTTTTTACTGATTACGTCGCTAACAAG ATGAATAATGGTTGGGTTGGTTTGGAAAAGGCACCTGATGGATCTTTCAAGAAGAAGATTCATGG ATTAGGGTTATGGCTTTTGTCTAGGGTTAAGCCATCAGAGATTTTTTTGAAATCTATATCAAAGGAAGTTACTGGTGTTGAAGTCATTTACCCATCAAG CTTGAATGCTCAACTTGTTCGTCGCAGACTAAGACATATTGCGATGAG GGGCACAATTATACACAGGAAATTCTTTTATGGTTCAATTTCATTGATTCCATTGTCATCTGCATTTAGC GTTTTACCTTTGCCTAATGTCCCATTCTTCTGGATTTTATATCGCTCGTATTCTCATTGGAGGGCCCTTCAG GGAAGTGAGAAGCTGTTTCAACTAGTCTCAGATAGCGGCAAGTCATCAAATACTTGCACCGATAAGAAGGAAACTGAGCATGATGACTCCAAAAATGAAAGTCTTGTTTCACGTGAACCAAATTGG GTATTGAGTCCATCCCAAGAGCTTGAGAATCTTGTTCGTCGAGAAGATGGGAACGATGGCCTTAGTAGACATACCATCGAAGAAATTTGCAAGATATATGATTTGAACACCAAAGATGTTATCAAATACGAAAAGTCTATTTTTTAG
- the LOC123885397 gene encoding O-fucosyltransferase 36-like, which produces MDSSSDEEDDHHHLINQNSTKPRTPPSITTTSAAAFHVEDLNSRLRRTNFTFQKKYIIAIFVILIVVLLFSIPNLRGYFSTASFISDSISDKMKESELRAIYLLRQQQLALSTAFNDSDIEDLKSALYKQISINNEIQQILLNPHRTGKLIDPEFNFRKLNFTSGNYDRCRTIDQNLSKRKTIEWNPKNGKFLVAICVSGQMSNHLICLEKHMFFAALLNRVLVIPSSKVDYQYDRVVDIDHINKCLGKKVVISFDEFSNVKKNHMHIDKFLCYFALPQPCYLDDEKVKKLSGLGFSMSKPKAVWDDEDTRHPKKKTVQDVLAKFSYDDDVMAIGDVFYAEVEHEWVMQPGGPIAHQCKTLIEPNRLILLTAQRFIQTFLGRNFIALHFRRHGFLKFCNAKKPSCFYPIPQAADCILRVIERADAPIIYLSTDAAESETGLLQKLVVLNGKPVPLVIRPARNSAEKWDALLYRHGIEGDSQVEAMLDKTICAMSSVFIGAPGSTFTEDILRLRKDWGSASLCDEYLCQGEEPNIVAENE; this is translated from the exons ATGGATTCCTCTTCCGACGAAGAAGACGACCACCACCACCTCATCAACCAAAACTCAACAAAACCTCGAACTCCTCCCtccatcaccaccacctccGCCGCAGCATTTCACGTCGAAGATCTCAACTCACGACTCCGGCGAACCAATTTCACCTTCCAGAAAAAGTACATTATCGCCATTTTCGTTATCCTCATCGTCGTTCTCCTATTCTCAATTCCTAATCTCCGTGGTTACTTCTCCACCGCATCATTCATCTCCGATTCAATTTCCGATAAAATGAAGGAATCTGAATTACGCGCCATTTACCTCTTGCGTCAACAACAACTCGCTCTTTCCACCGCTTTCAACGATTCCGATATCGAAGATCTGAAATCTGCACTGTATAAGCAAATTTCAATCAACAATGAAATTCAACAGATTTTGTTGAATCCGCATAGAACAGGCAAATTGATTGATCCTGAATTCAATTTCCGAAAATTGAATTTTACTAGTGGAAATTATGATAGGTGTAGAACAATTGATCAGAATTTATCAAAGAGAAAAACAATTGAATGGAACCCTAAAAATGGGAAATTTTTGGTAGCTATTTGTGTTTCGGGTCAAATGTCAAACCATTTGATTTGTTTGGAAAAGCATATGTTTTTTGCTGCTCTTCTTAATAGGGTTTTGGTGATTCCAAGTTCTAAAGTTGATTATCAATATGATAGAGTTGTTGATATTGATCATATTAATAAATGTTTAGGGAAAAAAGTTGTTATTTCTTTTGATGAATTTTCTAATGTTAAGAAGAATCACATGCATATTGATAAGTTTCTTTGTTATTTCGCTTTGCCGCAACCTTGTTATTTGGATGATGAGAAGGTGAAGAAGTTGAGTGGTTTGGGTTTTTCGATGAGTAAACCTAAGGCTGTTTGGGATGATGAGGATACTCGGCATCCGAAGAAGAAGACTGTTCAGGATGTTTTGGCTAAGTTTtcttatgatgatgatgttatggCGATTGGTGATGTTTTTTATGCTGAAGTGGAGCATGAATGGGTTATGCAACCGGGTGGACCGATTGCTCATCAATGCAAGACTCTGATTGAACCTAATCGCCTTATTTTGCTTACTGCTCAGCGGTTTATTCAGACATTCCTTGGAAGGAATTTCATTGCGTTGCATTTTCGGAGACATGGTTTTTTGAAATTCTG TAATGCTAAAAAACCAAGTTGCTTTTACCCCATCCCTCAAGCAGCAGATTGCATCTTAAGGGTGATTGAAAGGGCCGATGCACCCATCATATATCTTTCTACGGATGCAGCAGAAAGTGAAACTGGTCTGCTTCAGAAACTGGTTGTGCTAAATGGCAAGCCTGTTCCACTTGTAATTCGGCCAGCCCGGAATTCAGCAGAAAAGTGGGATGCTTTGTTATACAGACATGGTATTGAGGGAGATTCACAG GTCGAAGCTATGCTGGACAAGACTATATGTGCCATGTCTAGTGTGTTCATTGGAGCACCAGGTTCCACTTTCACCGAAGACATCCTGCGATTGAGAAAGGACTGGGGATCAGCATCGTTGTGTGATGAGTACCTTTGCCAAGGTGAAGAACCGAATATTGTAGCGGAAAATGAATGA
- the LOC123886675 gene encoding PKS-NRPS hybrid synthetase cheA-like: protein MAGKRELVLGICAPGIVEVPPDKPPSRPVAYEIDTSDHFYTEMVTPDRDELIRWAREIALKLKFAIVIGKSDNGSDKRKQYFRLDCERGGRYVSTNKKLKSDQTGMRKCGCPFRLRGYCHADKTWHLTVVNGKHNHELDKAVEGHLIVGRLKPEERQCMEEMSRNLVPPKNIMSTLKDRDPNNKTTAKQLYNLSHRLKLKMRASMTEMQHLSKRLVENGYFFKHRTVVADGSEHVQDIFFAHPKSISLFNSFPTVLLMDSTYKTNKYKMPLFEIVGFTSTGRSFNVGFAWLTNEREDNFTWALEQCVSLLRNEDVRPKVIVTDRDLALMNAVSEVFPTSAAMVCRFHVKKNVSSKMKEIVKIKNGENEKQTDVWDQITDAFNDVLESTTEKEYADNVMVFRELCARWPKFLRYVEETVLDTDKERVVNAWVDQHMHMGNHTTNRAESCHGVLQGYLKDGNGDLVKGWEAINKMLISQFTEVQGEFGRSMSVAEHRYDDDPLYAFLFYKISRKAMDHIYDEANRVEECGMDSKKCGCVMRRTYGLPCACLIAKKIKNNKPIRLDEIHPQWKKLCFEDEPAPGDVADDYDCLAEWKAIQERLKTADVSVKNDIRNQLRLIAYPETTSVKPPLQKAKTKGARKKKSVRVTRSTSRDKSRWEHVDDHIAATQASQSKPTKSKPSTSQTVPEVPKELVISTLTPAPPAPPEIPFINHMPKFMHPFIEDIIDVEGDGYCGYRVVALHQKGNQQDFELIRLNMERELRLHKESYVELFDTERYKYVTDALFPPPRRSKHA from the exons ATGGCGGGCAAACGAGAGCTTGTGCTAGGTATCTGTGCTCCGGGAATTGTTGAGGTTCCACCTGATAAACCTCCATCTAGACCTGTTGCATATGAGATTGATACATCGGATCATTTTTACACTGAAATGGTAACCCCTGACCGAGATGAGTTGATTAGATGGGCTCGGGAGATTGCCTTAAAGCTAAAGTTTGCAATTGTAATTGGCAAATCCGACAACGGCAGCGATAAGAGGAAGCAATATTTCAGGTTGGATTGCGAGCGGGGAGGCCGGTACGTGTCAACAAATAAGAAGCTAAAATCTGATCAAACCGGCATGAGGAAATGCGGCTGTCCATTTCGACTCCGTGGTTATTGTCATGCCGATAAAACATGGCATTTGACCGTTGTAAACGGCAAACATAACCACGAGTTGGACAAGGCAGTTGAAGGCCATCTCATTGTCGGTCGTCTCAAACCGGAAGAAAGGCAATGTATGGAGGAAATGTCAAGGAATCTGGTTCCGCCTAAGAATATAATGTCCACATTGAAAGATAGGGATCCAAACAACAAGACAACGGCAAAGCAACTCTACAATTTAAGTCATcgattaaaacttaaaatgagGGCATCAATGACTGAAATGCAACACCTCTCCAAAAGACTTGTCGAgaacgggtattttttcaaacatagAACGGTTGTTGCAGACGGATCCGAACATGTTCAAGACATTTTCTTTGCACATCCTAAATCTATAAGTTTGTTCAATTCTTTTCCTACTGTGCTTTTGATGGATTCGacatacaaaacaaacaaatacaaaatgcCGTTATTTGAGATTGTCGGATTCACATCAACTGGGAGATCTTTCAATGTTGGATTTGCTTGGCTTACCAATGAAAGAGAAGACAACTTCACTTGGGCTCTAGAGCAGTGTGTCAGTCTCTTAAGGAATGAGGATGTTAGACCGAAGGTGATTGTCACCGATAGGGATTTGGCTCTGATGAATGCAGTTTCCGAGGTATTTCCAACATCGGCTGCAATGGTTTGTCGTTTCCATGTAAAAAAGAACGTGAGCTCTAAGATGAAGGAAATTGTGAAAATCAAGAATGGAGAGAATGAGAAGCAGACTGATGTGTGGGATCAAATCACCGATGCTTTTAATGATGTCTTAGAGTCGACAACGGAAAAGGAATATGCTGACAATGTTATGGTGTTTAGGGAGCTTTGTGCGAGATGGCCAAAGTTTTTGCGTTATGTTGAAGAGACTGTCCTAGACACTGATAAAGAAAGGGTTGTCAATGCTTGGGTAGACCAACATATGCACATGGGGAATCACACCACGAATAGAGCTGAATCATGTCATGGTGTGTTGCAAGGTTACTTGAAGGATGGTAACGGTGACTTGGTGAAAGGATGGGAAGCGATAAATAAGATGTTGATAAGTCAGTTCACCGAAGTACAAGGTGAATTCGGTCGGAGTATGTCTGTTGCAGAACACAGATACGATGATGATCCTCTTTACGCATTCTTGTTTTATAAAATCTCAAGAAAGGCTATGGATCACATTTATGACGAAGCAAACAGGGTCGAAGAATGTGGTATGGATAGCAAAAAGTGTGGCTGTGTTATGAGAAGGACATACGGGTTGCCATGTGCATGCTTGATTGCGAAGAAGatcaaaaataacaaacctatcCGACTTGATGAGATTCACCCTCAATGGAAGAAACTGTGTTTCGAAGATGAGCCGGCACCGGGCGACGTGGCTGACGATTATGATTGCTTGGCTGAGTGGAAAGCAATTCAG gAACGATTAAAAACAGCCGATGTTAGCGTGAAGAATGATATTAGGAATCAACTTCGTCTCATAGCATATCCAGAAACCACCTCTGTGAAACCTCCGCTTCAAAAGGCCAAAACAAAAGGtgctagaaagaaaaaatcagTTCGTGTCACAAGATCCACGAGCAGGGATAAGTCTCGGTGGGAGCATGTTGATGATCATATTGCAGCTACACAGGCATCTCAGTCGAAACCAACAAAGTCAAAGCCGTCGACTTCACAAACAGTGCCTGAGGTGCCTAAAGAACTCGTCATCAGTACTTTGACTCCAGCACCTCCAGCACCTCCTGAAATTCCTTTTATCAACCATATGCCGAAGTTCATGCACCCATTTATCGAAGATATTATTGACGTTGAAGGTGACGGTTATTGTGGATACCGTGTGGTAGCTTTGCACCAAAAAGGAAATCAACAAGATTTTGAGTTGATCAGACTGAACATGGAGAGGGAGCTGAGATTGCATAAGGAATCATATGTGGAGTTGTTCGATACTGAGCGTTACAAGTATGTCACGGATGCACTTTTCCCACCACCGAGAAGGAGTAAACATGCATAA
- the LOC123886676 gene encoding uncharacterized protein LOC123886676: MDVSLTQRMRSTLAAVYFNHEKPILFRINDDETFDGLKQQLNELNRTTNNQNDNRTVSSLKYRKPSIGSDGRITFTDMMLENNDDIQTMFSIFKQYSNRGPIELDATLTRSVEAILASLVRPEDRNHVSI; this comes from the coding sequence ATGGATGTCTCACTCACACAACGCATGAGATCTACCCTTGCAGCAGTTTACTTCAACCACGAAAAACCAATTTTGTTTCGCATTAACGATGATGAAACGTTCGatggtctgaaacaacaactgaACGAGCTGAATCGTACCACCAACAACCAGAACGATAACAGAACAGTTTCAAGTCTCAAGTACCGTAAGCCGTCGATCGGTTCCGACGGACGCATTACCTTCACCGATATGATGCTTGAAAACAATGATGATATTCAAACTATGTTCTCAATTTTCAAGCAGTATAGCAACAGGGGGCCTATCGAATTAGATGCAACGCTGACAAGATCTGTCGAAGCCATCCTTGCTAGCCTTGTTCGTCCGGAAGATCGAAATCATGTTTCCATTTGA
- the LOC123883174 gene encoding protein MAIN-LIKE 2-like, with product MSRGEGADMVSSYLGVEREEIDMAFAETNGVHLKHSTLQTLYTTNQTSAERAIAENKPAHVVRLYRERSVRAFMLHLVCCTIFSNKSSYYADVVYLQYFQDLSCVHEWNWGTAALVHLQHYLDHGSAVSTTQMAGYMSFLQGWIIAHFPRLSVWVEAPRYTANMPLNSKVVHGQGHKDAAGYRSSLDNIQTYDCVFSPYDAHRQVRPLINACWFSGWLRCGKLKAKHLPERVLRQFQHVQGIPRNPSMSATPGMNLCEIDRVFTEELELRMIDEEMRGRPVTSPWDTEPGYMSWFYRVSHPVM from the exons ATGTCAAGGGGAGAAGGGGCTGACATGGTTAGTTCATATCTAGGAGTTGAGCGAGAGGAGATTGATATGGCATTTGCCGAGACCAACGGGGTACATTTGAAGCATAGTACTCTGCAAACTCTATACACAACAAACCAGACGTCTGCCGAAAGAGCGATTGCTGAAAATAAGCCGGCGCATGTTGTTAGGCTTTACAGGGAGAGGAGCGTAAGGGCTTTTATGCTACATTTGGTCTGTTGTACCATATTCAGCAACAAGAGCAGTTACTACGCGGATGTTGTGTATTTGCAGTACTTTCAAGATTTGTCATGCGTTCATGAATGGAATTGGGGTACTGCTGCTCTTGTTCATCTGCAGCATTATTTGGATCACGGGTCTGCGGTTAGCACGACTCAGATGGCTGGCTACATGTCATTTCTTCAG GGATGGATTATTGCGCACTTTCCGAGACTTAGTGTGTGGGTGGAGGCTCCTAGATATACAGCGAACATGCCACTAAATTCAAAGGTTGTTCATGGGCAAGGACATAAGGATGCAGCTGGATATAGAAGCAGTTTGGACAATATTCAAACTTACGATTGCGTGTTCAGCCCGTATGATGCCCACCGACAAGTGCGACCTTTGATAAATGCATGTTGGTTTTCTGGATGGTTAAGGTGTGGTAAATTGAAAGCCAAGCATTTGCCGGAACGTGTGCTAAGACAATTTCAACATGTGCAAGGCATTCCAAGAAACCCGAGTATGTCTGCAACGCCGGGGATGAACTTGTGTGAGATAGATCGTGTGTTTACGGAAGAGTTGGAGCTGAGGATGATAGATGAAGAGATGAGGGGTCGGCCTGTTACAAGCCCGTGGGACACTGAACCCGGATATATGTCATGGTTTTATAGAGTGTCGCATCCAGTTATGTGA